In Maridesulfovibrio bastinii DSM 16055, the genomic window CACTGACGAAACCACTCAGGATATTTTAAATGAAGAATTATCTAAAAGATAAAAAAATAATCACTAATATAGAAAAACTGGATAAACAGCATTCAATCCTGTTCAAACTTATAAAAAAACTCAAGACAATCCTCACCATCGGGGAACCTGATTACGCTGAAATGATAAATGTTCTGGCAGAACTGAACGCATACACAAATTTTCATTTTAAAACCGAAGAAGCTTTTTTTGAAGAACACGGGTATAAAAATCTCGATCTGCACCGGGCCAAACATCAATCCTTTATTGAGCAGGTGGAAGCTTTTTCACTTGAAAACGCACTGGGAACTCCCGGCCTTGGTGAAGAGATGCTGGAATTTTTAGAAAATTGGCTTATAATACATATACAGCATCTGGATGTAAGCGCCTGTAGACAACTAAACCTAACGGATAAAAAAGATATCGGGAAATAGTTTATGACTGAGTTTGAAATTGATGATGATTTATATGCTGATCTCGAAGAGCTGGATAAGCAGCACGCCAATCTTTTTAGAATCTTCAATATGCTTAAATGCACCATTGAGGATAAAGACGACGACTCCCTTTTTGTCATCATCGAAGAACTGAAAAATTATATGCGCTACCATTTTTCAGCTGAAGAAAAGATGCTTGAAAAATTCAGCTATGAAGCTCTTCAGCAGCACCGCAAAGAGCATGAAGCCTTTACCGACAAGATGGGTGACTTTAACTTTGATCTGGTTACTGGAGACCCTGATCTGGGTAAAAATATGCTGGATTATCTTAAAAACTGGCTGCAAAACCACATTAATAAATCTGACCGGAAAGCATTTAAATCCATAAGCATCCCCCACAACTAGATTTTAACTTTTTCGTCCGCTGCTTTTAAGGCCCTGTTGCCGGACTGAATTTTATATTCAGTTATCGCAATAAAAATCATTTCAAGAAATAAATTTATACAGTGCTCGAATCCGGACGGATTTGGGCCACCCCTGCCCGGCAGCAGTCAGAGATCAGCTTAATTAAAAACAAACAGGCGGAACATGATATTCATGTTCCGCCTGTTATTATATGTAAGGCTATCCGGCACAGACTACTGCCCCGGCAAAAAGGCTTGCTTAAAATAGTCTGCTATGATTCGAGCCATTTTTTCATATCAGCAATCTGAACAGAAACAGATTCCGGCCCGGTGCTTCCGTGAGAGACCCTTCTGTTTACAGCTGCATCATACGACAGAACTTCAGCCACATCTGACTCAATCTTATCTGAAAATTCACAAAGCTTTTCAAGATTCAGATCTTCAATGCCTACACCCTGCTTTTCGCAGAAAGCAACAACTGATCCGGTGATATGGTGGGCTTCTCTGAAAGGTATACCTTTAGTCACCAGATAGTCAGCCAGTTCGGTTGCGTTCAGAAAGCCTTTTTTCAGGGCCGCGCGCATATTTTCAGGGTTAAAGCCCATTTCGGACATCATTTCCGCCATTATGGAAATGGAATCATGTACTGTTTTATCGCAGTCGAAAAATGGTTCCTTGTCTTCCTGCATATCACGGTTATAGGCCAGAGGAAGTCCTTTGACGGTTGTCATCAGTGAGAAAAGATCACCGTAAACCCGTCCTGTTTTACCACGCATAAGTTCGCAGACATCAGGATTTTTCTTCTGGGGCATAATTGATGATCCAGTGGAAAAAGCATCCGGCAGCTTAACAAATCCGAAACACGGATTGGACCAGATTATAAGTTCCTCACACAGTCTGCTGAGATGGGTCATCATCAGACTTCCGGTAAACATTGCTTCCATTACAAAGTCACGGTCGGAGACAGCATCAAGACTGTTGTTGAATGTGCCGCCCATTCCAAGCTTTTCCGCAACTGAGGCAGGATTGATCGGGTATGTGGTTCCGGCTAAAGCGGCTGCTCCGAGTGGTGATACGTTTGAACGCTTCATGCAGTCGCAGACCCGTTCAAAATCACGCCTGAACATCCAGGCATAGGCGAGCATGTGGTGGGCAAGACTGACAGGCTGAGCCGGCTGCATGTGTGTATAGCCGGGCAGCAGAACATCCCTGTACTGGTCTGCTTTATCAACCAGAACTCCGATAAGCTTTGTTACAACTATTTTCCAGTCAGCAAGTCGATGGGTAACATGAAGTCTGAAATCGAGGGCAACCTGATCATTACGGCTTCTGCCGGTATGCAGTTTACCGCCTACAGGACCGACAATCTCAGTCAGCCTGCTTTCAATATTCATGTGCAGGTCTTCATATTCACGCTTCCAGTTAAATTTACCGGAACGTATTTCTTCGAGAACCTGATCAAGCCCGGCTGAAAGTTTTTCAGCTTCAGCCACGGTCAGCACACCCTGCTCTGCAAGCATACCCGCATGGGCTTTGGAACCTGCTATATCTTCTTCATAAAGAGCGCAGTCGTAATCTACGGACTGGGTGTAATCTTCAACTGATGCAGCTGTTTTTTGAGAAAATCTGCCGCCCCATAACTTATCGTCTGCCATTTTTATCAAATCTCCATAGTTAAAACTTGAAGTCTTGGTTTAACTTTTATCAATTGCCTCATGCTAGCGGAAAAAAGGTCCCGATGATTACACAGCCCAGCATAAAAAGAACTGTCTGCCCAGCGGTCCTCCTGCTTTCCCAAAATCGCTTTAGCAAATTATAAGTAACACAATCAGAAAATTCAGGGAAATATGTATGGCTATAAATCTATAAACCCGGCCACACTATAAAAAAGCGGGCCGGAAAAAATCCGACCCGCTGATAATCTTTAAGCTGATTAATCTTCTTTATTACCGCCGAGCCAGTTGCTGCCTGCTTCAGCAGTGTGACCTTTGAGGCGGAGTCCGACGAGCTTGATAAAGCCTTCGGCATCCTTCTGATTATAGACATCATCCTTTTCAAAGGTGGCCAGATCAGAACGGTAAAGTGAGTAAGGTGATTTACGGCCTTCAGGGATAGCATTACCCTTGTAAAGTTTTACCCTTACAGTACCGGTGATTTTTTCCTGACTCTTGTCAATCATTTCCTGAAGAGCAATTCTTTCAGGAGCGTACCAGTAACCATAGTAAACCATCTCTGCATATTTAGGAATAAGGCTGTCACGCAGATGCATCATCTCACGGTCCATGCAGAGACCTTCAAGATCACGATGGGCAACATGCATGATTGTTCCACCGGGAGTTTCATAAACACCGCGGGATTTCATGCCGACAAAACGGTTTTCAACCATATCTACGCGGCCTATGCCGTGTTTTCCGCCAAGCTCATTCAGCTTCTGCACCAGAGCTGCCGGAGAATAGCTGGTTCCGTTGATGGCTACAGGATTACCCTGTTCAAAATCTATAGTAATAATTTCCGGTTCATCAGGAGCTTTCTCAATGGGAGAACACAGTCTGTATGAATCAGGAGAAGGAGCATTCCAAGGGTCTTCCAGCTCTCCGCCTTCAAAGCTTACATGCAGAAGGTTGGCATCCATAGACCATGGTTTTTTTCTTGTGGTCGGAACCGGAATATCGTTTTCTTCAGCAAATTTAACCAGATCGGAACGTGATTCCAGATCCCATTCACGCCACGGAGCAATGGTCTGCAATTTGGGATTCATACCCATGGCAGCCAGTTCAAAACGAACCTGATCATTACCTTTACCTGTGGCACCGTGAGCAACAGCCTGAGCACCTTCACGTTCGGCAATTTCCACAAGTCTTTTGGAAATAAGCGGACGTGCTATGGATGTACCAAGCAGATAACGTCCTTCGTAAACTGCTGAAGCGCGGAAACACGGAAAGATAAAATCACGGGCGAATTCTTCACGAAGGTCTTCGATGAAGGCTTTGGAAGCGCCGGTCTTCAGAGCTTTTTCTTCAATACCGTCCAGTTCTTCACCCTGACCGAGGTCGGCTGTGAGGGTGATAACTTCACAATCATAGGTATTCTTGATCCATTTAAGAATGATGGAAGTATCAAGACCGCCGGAATAAGCCAGTACTACTTTTTCTATTTTGCTCATTTTTAAATAATCCTTTTAAAATTATTCAACAGCGTGAACGGAAGCGACATTGGGAACGGGTGCAAGAACTTTGCTTACCGCTTCAAGATCAACTTCCAGACCGTTTACAGCCCATTCAAGAATAGCCTTCTGCATGTGCAGACGATTTTCAGCCTGATCGTAAATAATAGACTGCGGACCGTCCAGAACTTCAGCAGTGACTTCTTCACCTCTATGTGCAGGAAGGCAGTGCATTACTTTGCAGTCGGGATCAGCGAGCTTCATCAGTTCGCTGTTCACCTGAAACGGCATGAAGGCTTCCATACGCTTTTTCTGTTCTTCTTCCTGTCCCATGGAAGCAAAAACATCGGTGTTGACGTAATGCGCTCCCTTGATTGCTTCCTTAGGATCATAAGACATATTGATTTTGGCACCCA contains:
- a CDS encoding bacteriohemerythrin codes for the protein MKNYLKDKKIITNIEKLDKQHSILFKLIKKLKTILTIGEPDYAEMINVLAELNAYTNFHFKTEEAFFEEHGYKNLDLHRAKHQSFIEQVEAFSLENALGTPGLGEEMLEFLENWLIIHIQHLDVSACRQLNLTDKKDIGK
- a CDS encoding bacteriohemerythrin, with amino-acid sequence MTEFEIDDDLYADLEELDKQHANLFRIFNMLKCTIEDKDDDSLFVIIEELKNYMRYHFSAEEKMLEKFSYEALQQHRKEHEAFTDKMGDFNFDLVTGDPDLGKNMLDYLKNWLQNHINKSDRKAFKSISIPHN
- the argH gene encoding argininosuccinate lyase; the encoded protein is MADDKLWGGRFSQKTAASVEDYTQSVDYDCALYEEDIAGSKAHAGMLAEQGVLTVAEAEKLSAGLDQVLEEIRSGKFNWKREYEDLHMNIESRLTEIVGPVGGKLHTGRSRNDQVALDFRLHVTHRLADWKIVVTKLIGVLVDKADQYRDVLLPGYTHMQPAQPVSLAHHMLAYAWMFRRDFERVCDCMKRSNVSPLGAAALAGTTYPINPASVAEKLGMGGTFNNSLDAVSDRDFVMEAMFTGSLMMTHLSRLCEELIIWSNPCFGFVKLPDAFSTGSSIMPQKKNPDVCELMRGKTGRVYGDLFSLMTTVKGLPLAYNRDMQEDKEPFFDCDKTVHDSISIMAEMMSEMGFNPENMRAALKKGFLNATELADYLVTKGIPFREAHHITGSVVAFCEKQGVGIEDLNLEKLCEFSDKIESDVAEVLSYDAAVNRRVSHGSTGPESVSVQIADMKKWLES
- a CDS encoding argininosuccinate synthase; this translates as MSKIEKVVLAYSGGLDTSIILKWIKNTYDCEVITLTADLGQGEELDGIEEKALKTGASKAFIEDLREEFARDFIFPCFRASAVYEGRYLLGTSIARPLISKRLVEIAEREGAQAVAHGATGKGNDQVRFELAAMGMNPKLQTIAPWREWDLESRSDLVKFAEENDIPVPTTRKKPWSMDANLLHVSFEGGELEDPWNAPSPDSYRLCSPIEKAPDEPEIITIDFEQGNPVAINGTSYSPAALVQKLNELGGKHGIGRVDMVENRFVGMKSRGVYETPGGTIMHVAHRDLEGLCMDREMMHLRDSLIPKYAEMVYYGYWYAPERIALQEMIDKSQEKITGTVRVKLYKGNAIPEGRKSPYSLYRSDLATFEKDDVYNQKDAEGFIKLVGLRLKGHTAEAGSNWLGGNKED